The genomic region aaaaagccatAGTAATaggaaattattaatttatatattacgTGAGATTTATATGAATTTTTGTAATGTATTATcttataattttatgaattgttaATTTCAAATGTTATTTCCAAATCAGGACtgataaaaaatattgaaattgttattgccactccaaaaatattgttttgcaatccaaactttctataattaaaaataaaaatacacttatgaaaaGTGGATAATGAGATTTTGGGAATACTAATAACATTTcccaaaaatattaattaattgagaTTATTAATTCATCgggtatttaaaaaaaaactcaaggCAATAGGCAGTATTCACTTGGACTTTGGGTCAGCTTGGCATTGGTAAACAATTTTTAGTTTAATAACTTATAAACCCTCATTGATGTCAAATAGACAACATATGAGCACAAactttgtattaattttttgtaagttttGAGGTTTATAGATTCAACTTAAAATACAAACGTCCCAAGGAATCACTTGAGCTTATAAAGACAAAATCATCATAAAGTTGTACTTTGATCAAAACAAAGACTACTAACACCTATTATTGAATTTATCATCTCATACATACTTTGCATATATATACTATGTtcaacacttaaaaatagtaataattacAAGACTCAAATCCCCCaaaatagttataaaaaaataaattgaatggTATTTAGGAAACAAAATTGATTGGTATTGCATCATATGCAATAGTAATTTACAAGTGTAACTCTCGTGTGTGACATTTGATTattatttatcaaaatttaatattgTTGACAAATTATTTAAGCGTGTTAAAATATGTAGTATGTATTATGATATAAAAGTGTTAAGAGTTTAcaattataataaaattttatggAGATATATAAGTGCAATTGCAATACATGACAGTAGTAACATTTATATGTAGGAACACTTGAGTGCAGTAACCCAATCAGGAAATTAATAGACATCATAGCCGATCACTGGATGATATTGTTGATCCTCAATGAATGTTCTAGATGTATGCAACAAAATGATGCTTGAAGTATTTGGAATTAAAATGCACTTCTTAAACTATATATAAACTAGAATGATATCACATACTATTTAtgtgttaaaatttaaaaaattgagtAAAGAATTGAAAGATGTGTAATGAGATGAacgattgaaaaaaaaaaattgaaataaaagtgAAAACTATTCAAAAGTGAGATCCTaggaacaaagaaaacaaaaaacaaaatgtaaaatttcacaaatcatATCATCCAACGATATTAAAGTTATTAACCAagttgtaaataaaataaatgatattTATTCGACATTTTGTTTTAAGGCTTGTAATATTTAATGAgacaatatatttttaattaagacGTAATTTTAATCCTTGATATTTACGTTTGGCATTTGAATAACCATCCATCATTTGTGCTTATTCTACATTGTCAAAGTATCTTACTGCCGCTAAATTTTACCCTGCAAAAGGTACAAAGATTCCACTGCAAATTTTCGAGCTCATCGTTTTGCTTCTTTGGTCGCGATTCACGAACACGAAGCTTCTTCCGTCACTAACCCCTCTTCTCTTCGATGGCGATGACCATTGAGGGTACAGTTCTTAGCCCactctgttaattttttttcctcgattatttacaataattttgtttttggctgGACGACGAAAATTATGCACAATTTCGTTGAATAATGCTGAAATTTtacttctttatttctttttttttggtccaatCCATTTCCCCCTAAAATTTGGAGAACTGTAATCGAGTGGGCTGGAGCTGAGCATTCTGGAATTGTGCTCgaattaattagggtttcatATATTTGATCACATTTTATGATCCGAAAACACCAAAATTTGAGTTCCTCTCTTTTAATTAGAAGTTTTATGATTGTTAAGATTCTTCCAATTCTCTGAATTTTTCTCACTTGAATATTTGATATCTTATCAGAAGTGGTTACTAGTATCGATTAGAATTTAGCTTTAACTTATTAATGTGGAAGCGTTAAATGGGGAGCTTCGATTTCGATCATGATCACCATATGAAAATTAGGGGATTTAGTTCACAAAATTTGAAGCAGTGCGTTGCTCGACTTCTCATATGCTACGAGCATGATGTCCTTCGAGTATATATGTCATGCAATTGTGtttttggttcagttttcaGTCATGCTTTGATGGGATTGAGTCCTAACACTTTTCTGTTTTGGGCATTGTTCCTCCCCGTATTGCTGATGGTTCGTGTTCTTTGCAGTGTAAGTAGGAATATAGTTATGTGAATTTATCTATGTTAATGAAGCTAGTAAACACATTTCTGAAGCAAATTTCTTGGTGTACAGGCTTGCAGGACTTGCTTTTATGTTTTCAGCAAGCATCTTGTTACAAATCctggtatttttcttttatttatattttaatggcTTGACTGGTTGTGAGCTTGTGGTTGTTAAATGctctaaattattttgaaagGTGTTTGCCTTGTACTCCAAGGCCTACAGGTATATGTGTCTGTCCAATTGCAGTTATAACCTAGTATTCTATTATGTCATGCATACTCTTCCTTAAAAATATGCTGTTTGCATCAAGAATAAGGCCCACGCTCACACACACACGCTTTTATCTTCATGAATCATCCTACTTTTTGAATTCAGAAGCGGTGTGCTTTTTCTTAGCTCAACTTCTCTTCTAATGTGGGTCATTAAGCAGTTGTCGCTGTTCACATTTTTTAGTAACCCTCTTTCGAAGAAAAGTTAAGCTAGAATCTGGGATAATTCCCTGGAAGAAAGTTAGGAACAAGAAGCAGATTGATGAGTATTCTCCTTGTTACCTGCTCACATTGGAGTTGGAAGGATTTTGTAGATTTGTTCCTCGGTTTGTTTATGATGTCAAAGTAGTAAGAGGCCATTTGTGCATTGAAGTTTTATTACAGCAATCAATAATTCTTGTGTGgattagattttttttctcttctttttttgatATAGATGGCCATGTAGCTTGTTACCATGAAAAAGTTATAGAACCTTAGTGGCACGGTGTTGTTGAAGTTGCCTTTCCTTCTGAAAAGGGCTATTGTTTCGCTTGCTCTACTGACAATAATGCTTGGTGATATGTCATCAGATTAAGGGagggaaaggttttgaacttaacTGCCAATTGGATCTCAAGTGTCTTATAGACTTATATGCTTACTCATTTACTGTATGTTATTATGATTATTTCCTATAATGTGTGGCAGGCTTGTGCATTGTACAACAATTGGTGGCCGATGTTATCTGGTGAGAGTAATATAAGTAATGTAAGTTGTTTATTCTACTTGGTAGTTATGTTTCTTTGAGTATCAAGTGATgtgaattttgattatttttgtaGCTCTGATGTACGTCGTGGTACCCATGCCTTGCTTATTCTTTGGTGGCGGTTCTACTCAGTTTTTGCTTACGAGGGAAAGTGATGGGTGAGTCTTTTTGAGATCTTACGTAACAAAAGTTTCTTCCTTAATGTAACCCTCATATCTAATATACCCTGTACTTATAACATTGTTTAGCTTATAGATAGTgcataatatttttataatgcCATGATACTGGTGTGCCATGACACTAGTGTGTCGTGGACCAATTTATTTGTCTGCCTGTGTGGTGGAACTCACAACTAGATCGAACCAGGTTTTTTTCGCTCATTGCCATGTGTGGATGATTCATGAAGATAAGGGCAAGGATAGCTCATTCTAGAAATCTGAGGGAAATATAGTTCATTCTAGAAATCGGGTTTATAGATAGAGTAGAACAAAGCATAAAAGTACACATTGAAATATTGCTGAAAGGGAGGGCCAATTTAAAAAGATCAATCCTTTTAacacaccaccaccacaacaacAAAGGCGCCGTTGCGCTTAGTTTTGCGCcaagtcttccgttagctccaagtaATCCATGTCTTTTTCTTAAAGTCTATCCatgtcttcctaggtcttcctttaCCTATAACCAATAGCCCATGGAACTTGTGTCACTGGCAAACTGCTCTTATGAAGAATCTCTACCctccttgtttttctctttatttttgggTGTTAATCATAAGTTACTTATCATATTTGTTGGTTTCTTGTATTCTTTGTATTGCAGGTGGATAAATGCTGCTAAATTCCTGACTGGGGCATCAACTGTTGGGAGCATAGCCATTCCTATCATTCTTAGGCACGCTCATATGATTGAGACACCTGCAATGTGGATTGAATTCTTTTCATTCTTCATATTTATCTGTACTGTCATGTGTTTCCACCGTGCTAGTCTCGAAGATGAGTGGTGATTAGCACTCAAAAAGCCTAGGTTCTTATCTACTGACTGGTAATTGTTGCGGCCACCATTGATGTAATATAAGTTAACAATTGCAAGTTTGATAATGCATGCGAACGGGAAAAGAACGTAGCCTTTCCCACTTTGTAGATGTGatctctatatatatgtatgttcaaacttcaaagaccctttcttcaatcaatTTGTATACGTTGTTCGAAGGTATCTTGATCGGTTTTGCCTTTTACTTGATTTGGCAAGGACGTTAGTTTCTTTGTTAATGTGGGATTGTTTGTGTATGTGATCGTCTAAGCTTGGAAATTGCATTTGCTATTCAATATTATTTACTTGTGATATTGATCTTTAGCAAGTGATTTCACGCTCGTTTCTCCTTCTGCACTCTTACTTCTTGTTTGTGTCATTTGGTTCTTCTTTGATTTATACAATTCTGAAGTCGAGAAATGAGGCCACAAACACCACAATTTGGTGGTATTTCTCTGTTTTGGTAAGTGAGAGGTATCTTTATGAAGGACGAGTTTGGTATCAAGTTATTACTAGGTCATTTTGAAGCGTAGCTCCATTTTCACACGTATCGTTGTATAAAAGGGTTGAAAACAAATCGAGCAATAGATGTGAAACCAATTAGGTCTTGTCCGGAACTATTTGTAAAATAACTAAAACTGCTTTTAGAGAAAAGATTTTTGCgttccaaaaacacttaaaagtgtATTTTGCAAGAAGCACTCAGTATGCGCTTCTTGCATGAAGCAATAAGGTGTTTTTCCATATTTCATGTGTCATTTTATTAAAGATTGATTCCACAAATATATTCACCAAAGTgctttcaactattttaaaagtacttttaaatgaATTGGGAAGAATGTTCCACTTCAATtgccaaaagaaacaaaaatggtaCTTTCAAATGAATTGGGAAGAATGTTCCACTTCAATtgccaaaagaaacaaaaatgaaaagaccATTTCATAATTTGACTTTTCATTTAAGTCTTTGGGCTGACGTCTATTGGGGCGTTAGTAGTTGGACATCATGGGCCCTTTTGTTGGTCTTCCCACTTGCAAAGGACCGAGAAGACCAAAGTCCTCGTGTCTCTGCCACCAACGTGATTTATTGCACGTTTTGAGTCTTGACTAGAGTAAAGATTGATTCATGGGCACATGGCcgcagaaaaacaaaaataaaaacaaaaatttcagacttttcttttttgttttttctactACTttgtcaatttaatttaatttaatttttttttttgggtttcccAAGGTGTTCCCAGGCAAATCCCAGCACTAATCATTCGAGGTAAGGTTGGGCGCATGTGCGGGGACCTTTCCTAAGAAAGTTTTCCAAGGTGtcaatttaatttcttcttatttGGTATAGATTTCAAAATGGGggtatattcaattgagaatttgagagattttaatggatttataaattcatggatttttatggagtttaactaatttgtagagatttcatgtaaaattttgatttaattccctCAAAATTTCATAGgaagaggtgagatttgtggatgcttaaaatacactacaaaatctctccaattccctctaattccttgACTTTTCCAGattctttaaattcaaattctaagTGAATACACCcccggatttctaaggattttaataaattatcttaaaatcttgattgaatacacattgaattttagataatcaattaaaatcctGATTAAATACCCctggattcattaaaagaattaaaatcccttaaaatcccaattgaatacaccatcCAGGGGTGATTTGAGagactttaatggatttataaatccatgggtttttatggagtttaattgatttgtagagattccatataaaaatttgattcaattccctcgaaatcttaAGGGGAGAGATGAGATTTGTGgatacttaaaatacactacgaaatctctccaattccctctaattcctcaactttatcaaatactttaaaatcaatttataattgaatatacctgaaatgttataaacttctttaaaatcataattaaatacatctgaatttctaaaaattttaataaactattttaaaattctaattgaatacactttgAATATTAgagaatcatttaaaattttaattgaatactcttaaattcattaaaataattaaaatcattGAAAATCCCATTTGTATTCGAGCGGCTAGGATCAATACCGTAAAGCATTTTTCCAAACAAAGTCAAAATACATGACGTTGTATATTATCGATTTGGAATGCTATTGATATGTATATAGAACGGATTTGTATTTTTGAAAATcgaaagaaatcaaaatttctctctcctctagcTCTTTTTTTGAAGAAAGTAAACTTCAATcaaatatctctctctctctctctctctctctctctctctctctctctctctctctctctctctctctctcattctaaTCCATCTTTTTCGGTCTTATCCTTAACACGGTGTGTTTCTCTGCAATTTTCCCACCCGTCACTTTCTCTCGCTTTTTCATTggcaacaagaaaaaaaaggtttctCTGTTTGAAACTTTTGATCTAGTCGCTGGAAAGCCTTGAATTCatcattttccaattttctttcatGTTTCTAACATCAACTTTTTACTATGGGATTAAATTAGGGTGTATTGGTCTATGTGTTTCAGTAGTTTATTCACTATTATTTTGTACAATTGAATCCCATGAGTTACTATGAGACTCGAACAATGTCCAATTTTTTGCTCCTTCTATATATGCAAGTCCTTCACTTAAAATAGATTACTTAGAGCATATCTAATAGGAGATGCAAAATGCATTcagtgtattttatttttttgctggCCGAAAAATGgtaaatgaaaactgaaagttttgcaattttttacaTCTTTTGGTGGTAGGTAGGTCCCGCCAATCATAGAGAGAATTAAATAGAATTTCAAATTTATCTCTCACATTGAAGTAAAATTCTCATTTACATCTACCAAAAACGTAATATGCGATGTAAATATAGTTTTTGCATCCCCGAATTGAAAATACTTTGAAAGTAGTTATAATTGTATAGATTTGCAGTTTGCAATTGAAATTATTAAGGGCATTCATCTAGGTACACAAAAGTTGTGTCTCATTTAGCATTCTctcaagagaaatgctaaggagactcacAAAAGTAGGACTCTCTATAGACTTTCTGTAtcatatttttaacataatatCATATAATGTTAGTACGGTAATTGATGTTAAACTCTGATGTGTTAGATAGTcaataaaaaatctcacttCTAAAAAAGTTCCTTAACATTTCTTTTTCCTGGAATACcacttttgtttttccttttcaaaaaGTAGAAATATCATGGGGattgcttcaatttttttttttctttttcaaaaagtgGAGTATCATGGGATTCCTTTTAGGGTTTATCACTTCAAAAGTTTAAAACCGTTCATTCCATCAACATTGTTTGCGTTTCGTGCTTAAAATCTTTCTTGATTATTGCGAAGCCACAAAACCCTAATGTGGATGACAGAATCGTGCTTTAAAGTTTAAAGTCATACGCCTTAATCACTTTTCCGCTGCTTAATGCCTCTTTTGTCAATTCCATGACCGACCTGGAAAAACCACGTAAAAGTTTAGACAGAAAAAGCATAAACTAGAAAAATCATAGCTAGTACTTAATTTCCTACCTACATGATGTGGTTTGGTATGATCTGATTTGACTATCGTGACATATGTTTATTTCTATTTTGTAACTGTctaatgttttaaaaaaatttgtttaacaGTTGATCACcgttataattaatttttaggcGCTTAAAAGAAAAGGATGTTTGAACCTGTCTAGGCAGGCCTGACCTGTCTAGACGTCCCCAAGGTCGTGACTTTAACTTTAAtagaaaatatataacttttattttttgttttttatt from Pyrus communis chromosome 9, drPyrComm1.1, whole genome shotgun sequence harbors:
- the LOC137745389 gene encoding vacuolar protein sorting-associated protein 55 homolog isoform X1 yields the protein MFSASILLQILACALYNNWWPMLSALMYVVVPMPCLFFGGGSTQFLLTRESDGWINAAKFLTGASTVGSIAIPIILRHAHMIETPAMWIEFFSFFIFICTVMCFHRASLEDEW
- the LOC137745389 gene encoding vacuolar protein sorting-associated protein 55 homolog isoform X2 gives rise to the protein MLSALMYVVVPMPCLFFGGGSTQFLLTRESDGWINAAKFLTGASTVGSIAIPIILRHAHMIETPAMWIEFFSFFIFICTVMCFHRASLEDEW